In one Kitasatospora cineracea genomic region, the following are encoded:
- the dacB gene encoding D-alanyl-D-alanine carboxypeptidase/D-alanyl-D-alanine endopeptidase yields MRTWATVGAALAVVAGTAAAAPPRNADGGLPPEITAIMNKPAYRNAQWGLLEVDPANGRVVHSQYPDQFFMPGSTVKVITISGAWHALGPDRRFTTPVHAIGRLDGSTLTGNLALVAQGDLTMGGRTKPDGSVDFTPIDHTYADDIPGATLTPEDPLAGLDQIARQVRDAGITRVDGDVVIDARLFTPPPISPQPTPLIVNDNVIDLLSTPTSPGQPAQLTWRPQVAPYHVTSDVRTVEAGGATDIQVSTSPDGTGISLTGTIAADSAPTLKISQVKDPNAFGRTALIEALGRAGVTVTAPPTGPNPDGALPADYDGDPQVAAYVSPPYRDYAKLILNVSHNLGANLALCNIATLQGSTNCFDGFPVIRDFLANTAQLDPTQFQMADGRGDVPVDRVTPAGLNQLLAYWLRTPDADAFRTSLPILGVSGTGALYCTSDDCPAKGKVFAKPGTIIGFDELNQQLAVNAQTYAGYLEAEDGHLFTFFVGVNGAAAPDIQGFFDVNDDVDQIAVILQQEACAEHRNGHRA; encoded by the coding sequence GTGCGGACCTGGGCCACCGTCGGCGCCGCGCTCGCGGTCGTGGCCGGTACGGCTGCCGCCGCGCCTCCGAGGAACGCCGACGGCGGCCTCCCGCCCGAGATCACCGCGATCATGAACAAGCCCGCGTACCGGAACGCGCAGTGGGGCCTGCTGGAGGTCGACCCCGCGAACGGGCGGGTCGTTCACTCCCAGTACCCCGACCAGTTCTTCATGCCGGGGTCGACCGTCAAGGTGATCACCATCTCCGGCGCCTGGCACGCCCTCGGCCCGGACCGCCGCTTCACCACGCCGGTCCACGCGATCGGCCGGCTCGACGGTTCGACCCTCACCGGGAACCTGGCGCTCGTCGCGCAGGGCGACCTCACCATGGGCGGCCGGACCAAGCCGGACGGGTCGGTCGACTTCACCCCCATCGACCACACCTACGCCGACGACATCCCCGGCGCGACCCTCACCCCGGAGGACCCGCTCGCCGGCCTGGACCAGATCGCCCGCCAGGTCCGGGACGCGGGCATCACCAGGGTCGACGGCGACGTCGTCATCGACGCCCGGCTGTTCACGCCCCCGCCGATCAGCCCCCAGCCGACGCCCCTGATCGTCAACGACAACGTCATCGATCTGCTGAGCACCCCGACCTCCCCCGGGCAGCCCGCCCAGCTGACCTGGCGCCCGCAGGTCGCGCCGTACCACGTCACCTCCGACGTCCGGACGGTGGAGGCCGGCGGCGCCACCGACATCCAGGTCTCCACGTCCCCCGACGGCACCGGCATCTCGCTCACCGGGACGATCGCCGCGGACTCCGCGCCCACCCTGAAGATCTCCCAGGTGAAGGACCCCAACGCGTTCGGGCGCACCGCCCTGATCGAGGCCCTCGGCCGCGCCGGGGTCACCGTCACCGCCCCGCCGACCGGGCCCAACCCGGACGGCGCGCTGCCCGCCGACTACGACGGCGACCCGCAGGTGGCCGCCTACGTCTCACCGCCGTACCGCGACTACGCCAAGCTGATCCTGAACGTTAGCCACAACCTCGGCGCCAACCTGGCCCTGTGCAACATCGCCACCCTGCAGGGCAGCACGAACTGCTTCGACGGCTTCCCCGTCATCCGCGACTTCCTCGCCAACACGGCGCAGCTCGACCCGACGCAGTTCCAGATGGCGGACGGCCGCGGCGACGTGCCCGTCGACCGCGTCACCCCCGCCGGGCTCAACCAGCTGCTCGCGTACTGGCTGCGCACCCCCGACGCGGACGCCTTCCGCACCTCGCTGCCGATCCTGGGCGTCTCCGGCACCGGCGCGCTCTACTGCACCAGTGACGACTGCCCGGCCAAGGGCAAGGTCTTCGCGAAGCCCGGCACCATCATCGGCTTCGACGAGCTGAACCAGCAGCTCGCCGTGAACGCGCAGACCTACGCGGGCTACCTGGAGGCGGAGGACGGCCACCTCTTCACCTTCTTCGTCGGCGTCAACGGCGCGGCGGCCCCCGACATCCAGGGGTTCTTCGACGTCAACGACGACGTCGACCAGATCGCCGTCATCCTCCAGCAGGAGGCGTGCGCGGAACACCGCAACGGCCACCGCGCCTGA
- a CDS encoding GvpL/GvpF family gas vesicle protein, giving the protein MSSATPSDRACYVYGIVPADAPGPDEADGFVGVGDPPEPVRRVRHGDVAALVSEIDPRRPLGTPQDLIGHARVLDAVAAGRTAVLPFRFGAVVRDPAAVTDELLAPQGERFRSALEELAGLAQFTVRGTYREEAVLREIVEQRPDIARLRAETAALPEDASRPQRIRLGELVSAELADRARAGADELLARLGPLAVATVRVDPSADQPVGGSFLVADDRWPEFTRATDELGADWAGRIDLRLLGPLAPYDFAAQLVDAPGPRPWD; this is encoded by the coding sequence ATGAGCAGCGCCACCCCGTCCGACCGGGCCTGCTACGTCTACGGGATCGTCCCCGCGGACGCCCCCGGCCCGGACGAGGCCGACGGGTTCGTCGGCGTCGGCGACCCGCCGGAGCCGGTGCGCCGGGTGCGGCATGGCGACGTGGCCGCCCTGGTCAGCGAGATCGACCCCCGGCGCCCGCTCGGCACCCCCCAGGACCTGATCGGCCACGCCCGGGTGCTCGACGCGGTCGCGGCCGGGCGCACCGCCGTCCTGCCGTTCCGGTTCGGCGCGGTGGTCCGCGACCCGGCGGCCGTCACCGACGAACTGCTCGCCCCGCAGGGGGAGCGCTTCCGGTCCGCGCTGGAGGAACTGGCCGGGCTCGCCCAGTTCACCGTCCGCGGCACGTACCGCGAGGAGGCGGTGCTGCGCGAGATCGTCGAACAGCGGCCGGACATCGCCCGCCTGCGGGCGGAGACCGCGGCACTGCCCGAGGACGCCTCCCGTCCGCAGCGGATCCGGCTCGGCGAACTCGTCTCCGCGGAACTCGCCGACCGCGCCCGGGCCGGTGCCGACGAACTGCTCGCCCGGCTCGGCCCGCTCGCAGTGGCGACCGTCCGCGTCGACCCGTCCGCCGACCAGCCGGTCGGTGGCTCCTTCCTGGTGGCCGACGACCGGTGGCCGGAGTTCACCCGCGCCACGGACGAGCTCGGCGCCGACTGGGCGGGCCGGATCGACCTCCGGCTGCTCGGCCCGCTCGCCCCGTACGACTTCGCCGCGCAACTCGTCGACGCGCCGGGACCGCGGCCATGGGACTGA
- a CDS encoding SulP family inorganic anion transporter, with product MRGALAHWRQDLPASLVVFLVAVPLCVGVAVASGVPAERGLVTGIVGGLVVGLLPGSSLQVSGPAAGLTVLVFDAVQRFGLGSLGVLVLAAGLLQIAMGLLRTGRWFRAISLSVVHGMLAAIGLILILGQLYAVSGRTAPGSGAGKIGALPALAADWFTGRAATTALVMAAATVALLTLWRRLPAPVRAVPAPLAAVALAAAATALFGLDVPRVRVDGLFEAVALPTGDGLAAVAGTAGLGTVLAFALIASAESLFSAAAVDRMHHGPRTDYDRELTAQGIGNTLCGLLGALPMTAVIVRSAANVQAGARTRTSRVLHGLWLLLFAALLPAVLGLIPLAVLGGVLVHAGAKLVPLRPAAALWRGHRGELAVLAVTTTAIVLTTLFEGVLIGVALAVAKSAWQTSHLHIDLADTGPGGPLKVRLSGNATFLRLPRLLDTLESLPTGRPVELDWTALRHLDHACRTALLTWAARHAAHDPTTVSWQPPLTVTT from the coding sequence CTGCGCGGGGCCCTCGCGCACTGGCGGCAGGACCTGCCCGCCTCGCTGGTGGTCTTCCTGGTGGCCGTCCCGCTGTGCGTGGGCGTCGCCGTCGCCTCCGGCGTGCCCGCCGAACGCGGGCTGGTCACCGGCATCGTCGGCGGCCTGGTGGTCGGCCTGCTGCCCGGCAGCAGCCTCCAGGTCAGCGGCCCGGCCGCCGGTCTGACCGTCCTCGTGTTCGACGCGGTCCAGCGCTTCGGACTCGGCTCGCTCGGCGTGCTGGTGCTGGCCGCCGGGCTGCTCCAGATCGCCATGGGGCTGCTGCGCACCGGCCGCTGGTTCCGGGCGATCTCGCTCTCGGTGGTGCACGGCATGCTGGCCGCCATCGGCCTGATCCTGATCCTCGGCCAGCTCTACGCCGTCTCCGGGCGCACCGCCCCCGGCAGCGGCGCCGGGAAGATCGGCGCCCTGCCCGCGCTGGCCGCCGACTGGTTCACCGGCCGGGCCGCCACCACCGCACTGGTCATGGCGGCCGCCACCGTCGCCCTGCTCACGCTGTGGCGGCGGCTGCCCGCCCCCGTCCGGGCCGTGCCCGCCCCGCTGGCCGCCGTGGCCCTCGCCGCCGCGGCCACCGCGCTGTTCGGCCTGGACGTGCCGAGGGTCCGGGTGGACGGCCTGTTCGAGGCCGTCGCGCTCCCCACCGGCGACGGCCTCGCCGCGGTCGCGGGCACCGCCGGGCTCGGCACCGTCCTCGCCTTCGCCCTGATCGCCTCCGCCGAGAGCCTGTTCAGCGCCGCCGCCGTCGACCGGATGCACCACGGGCCGCGCACCGACTACGACCGCGAACTCACCGCCCAGGGCATCGGCAACACCCTGTGCGGCCTGCTCGGCGCGCTCCCGATGACCGCCGTCATCGTCCGCAGCGCCGCCAACGTCCAGGCCGGGGCCCGCACCAGGACCTCCCGGGTCCTGCACGGGCTGTGGCTGCTGCTGTTCGCGGCCCTGCTGCCCGCCGTCCTCGGGCTGATCCCGCTCGCCGTGCTCGGCGGCGTGCTGGTCCACGCCGGGGCCAAGCTCGTCCCGCTGCGCCCGGCCGCCGCCCTGTGGCGCGGCCACCGCGGCGAACTCGCGGTCCTCGCCGTCACCACCACCGCGATCGTCCTCACCACCCTCTTCGAGGGCGTCCTGATCGGCGTCGCCCTCGCCGTCGCCAAGAGCGCCTGGCAGACCTCCCACCTGCACATCGACCTCGCCGACACCGGCCCCGGCGGCCCGCTGAAGGTCCGCCTCAGCGGGAACGCCACCTTCCTGCGCCTGCCCCGCCTGCTCGACACCCTCGAATCCCTCCCCACCGGCCGCCCCGTCGAACTCGACTGGACCGCGCTGCGCCACCTCGACCACGCCTGCCGCACCGCCCTGCTCACCTGGGCCGCCCGCCACGCCGCCCACGACCCCACCACCGTCAGCTGGCAACCCCCGCTCACCGTCACCACCTGA
- a CDS encoding gas vesicle protein — protein MSTPDRYPSHPEPGIEPDSGLRQRNVALVDLLDRVLAGGVVIAGEVTLSIADVDLVRISLRALIASVRSLAAEPAAEPAAEPAAERGREP, from the coding sequence GTGAGCACCCCGGACCGGTACCCGTCCCACCCGGAACCCGGCATCGAGCCCGACTCCGGACTGCGGCAGCGCAACGTCGCGCTGGTCGACCTGCTCGACCGGGTGCTGGCCGGCGGCGTGGTGATCGCGGGGGAGGTCACCCTCTCGATCGCGGACGTCGACCTGGTCCGGATCAGCCTGCGGGCCCTGATCGCCTCGGTCCGCTCCCTGGCCGCCGAACCGGCCGCCGAACCGGCCGCCGAACCGGCCGCCGAACGGGGGCGGGAACCGTGA
- a CDS encoding gas vesicle protein, protein MNTPTPWRGTGEVPAYPGTSAAPQPANLADLLERVLDKGIVIAGDIRINLLDIELLTIRIRLLVASVDKAREMGIDWWEHDPTLSSGDRRRDLEAENRRLRERLGALEAARSKDTADPDSEPDSDPDPDADAAPEPADEPPKKRPARKGTGTRRQREAP, encoded by the coding sequence GTGAACACCCCCACCCCGTGGCGCGGCACCGGCGAGGTCCCCGCCTACCCCGGCACCTCCGCCGCCCCGCAGCCCGCCAACCTGGCCGACCTGCTCGAACGCGTGCTGGACAAGGGCATCGTGATCGCCGGGGACATCCGGATCAACCTGCTGGACATCGAACTGCTCACGATCCGGATCCGGCTGCTGGTCGCCTCGGTCGACAAGGCCAGGGAGATGGGCATCGACTGGTGGGAGCACGACCCCACCCTCTCCTCCGGCGACCGCCGCCGGGACCTCGAAGCGGAGAACCGCCGACTGCGCGAACGCCTCGGCGCACTGGAGGCCGCCCGCTCGAAGGACACCGCCGACCCGGATTCGGAGCCGGATTCGGACCCGGACCCGGACGCCGACGCTGCCCCGGAGCCGGCGGACGAGCCACCGAAGAAGCGCCCGGCCCGGAAGGGCACCGGCACCCGGCGGCAGCGGGAGGCGCCGTGA
- a CDS encoding cation diffusion facilitator family transporter, giving the protein MGAEHDHGHGERDGADRHDHGHGGHGHGGHGHDGHAHGVAADADRRWLAAALALICGYMAVEVSIGLAVGSLALLSDAAHMLTDAASIVLALVAMRLAARPARGGFTFGLKRAEILSAQANGLTLILLAAWLTYEAVERLISPPAVSGAPVLFTALAGIAVNVAAAWCLSRANRTSLNVEGAYQHVLNDLFGFVATAVAGLVVLTTGFARADAIVSLVVVVLMVKAGCGLLKESGRIFLEAAPAGVDPDAIGDAMVARPGVVEVHDLHVWQITSGQTALAAHVLVAPERDCHAVREDLERELAARDGITHTTLQVDHAAAELLTVGAAAPSHPDGHCAEPHGAVHREEPHAH; this is encoded by the coding sequence ATGGGTGCGGAGCACGACCACGGGCACGGCGAGCGGGACGGGGCCGACCGGCACGACCACGGCCACGGCGGCCACGGCCATGGCGGCCACGGCCACGACGGGCACGCGCACGGGGTGGCGGCCGACGCCGACCGGCGCTGGCTGGCCGCCGCGCTCGCGCTGATCTGCGGCTACATGGCGGTGGAGGTGTCGATCGGCCTGGCCGTCGGCTCGCTGGCGCTGCTGTCGGACGCGGCGCACATGCTGACCGACGCGGCGTCGATCGTGCTGGCCCTGGTGGCGATGCGGCTGGCGGCCCGGCCGGCCCGGGGCGGGTTCACCTTCGGGCTCAAGCGGGCGGAGATCCTCTCCGCCCAGGCCAACGGGCTGACGCTGATCCTGCTGGCGGCCTGGCTGACGTACGAGGCGGTGGAGCGGCTGATCAGCCCGCCGGCGGTGTCCGGTGCGCCGGTGCTGTTCACGGCGCTGGCGGGCATCGCGGTGAACGTCGCCGCGGCCTGGTGCCTCTCCCGGGCCAACCGCACCTCGCTGAACGTCGAGGGCGCCTACCAGCACGTCCTGAACGACCTGTTCGGGTTCGTCGCCACCGCCGTGGCCGGCCTGGTGGTGCTGACCACCGGCTTCGCCCGGGCCGACGCGATCGTCTCGCTGGTGGTCGTGGTGCTGATGGTCAAGGCCGGGTGCGGGCTGCTCAAGGAGTCCGGCCGGATCTTCCTGGAGGCCGCCCCGGCCGGCGTCGACCCCGACGCGATCGGCGACGCCATGGTCGCCCGGCCCGGCGTCGTCGAGGTCCACGACCTGCACGTCTGGCAGATCACCTCCGGCCAGACCGCGCTGGCCGCGCACGTCCTGGTCGCGCCCGAGCGCGACTGCCACGCGGTGCGCGAGGACCTCGAACGCGAACTCGCCGCCCGCGACGGCATCACCCACACCACCCTCCAGGTCGACCACGCCGCCGCCGAACTGCTCACCGTCGGTGCCGCCGCCCCGAGCCACCCGGACGGCCACTGCGCCGAACCGCACGGCGCCGTCCACCGCGAGGAACCCCACGCCCACTGA
- the ccmI gene encoding c-type cytochrome biogenesis protein CcmI, whose protein sequence is MGLITGLLTLPLAPVRGVVWVAERLQEQAEHELNDPAVVRRRLREVQAAREAGTISEQEAADREAELVRRLLPPTGGLEV, encoded by the coding sequence ATGGGACTGATCACCGGCCTGCTCACCCTGCCGCTCGCCCCCGTCCGCGGCGTCGTCTGGGTGGCCGAACGGCTGCAGGAACAGGCCGAGCACGAGCTGAACGACCCGGCCGTCGTCCGCCGCCGGCTCCGGGAGGTCCAGGCCGCCCGGGAGGCGGGGACGATCAGCGAGCAGGAGGCCGCCGACCGGGAGGCCGAACTGGTCCGGCGGCTGCTGCCCCCGACCGGGGGCCTGGAGGTGTGA
- a CDS encoding DUF1206 domain-containing protein — translation MAANGSDHSRLDRVTRAAGRAGFVARGVVYALVGVLALRIAFGSGGEDADRQGALHQVAVRPFGAVLLWALAAGFAGMALWRASAAVFGEAGRKKTGSRVLSAGRAVFYASVAWGTAAYAAGSGGGSDSDSASRDWTATALARPGGRWLVGAAGLVLAAVGAVIAVRALQRRFLRKLDTASMHPRTRTAVTGTGLSGNVARGAVYAAAGVFVVVAAVRFDPGRAKGMDDTLRAFAAGAPGPWLLVAVAAGLVLYGVFSFASARWRRF, via the coding sequence ATGGCAGCGAACGGATCCGACCACTCCCGGCTGGACCGGGTCACCAGGGCCGCGGGCCGGGCCGGTTTCGTGGCCCGGGGCGTGGTCTACGCCCTGGTCGGCGTGCTGGCCCTGCGGATCGCGTTCGGGTCCGGCGGGGAGGACGCCGACCGGCAGGGGGCCCTGCACCAGGTGGCGGTGCGGCCGTTCGGCGCGGTGCTGCTGTGGGCGCTGGCCGCGGGCTTCGCGGGGATGGCCCTGTGGCGGGCGTCGGCGGCGGTGTTCGGCGAGGCCGGCCGGAAGAAGACGGGGTCCCGGGTGCTGTCGGCGGGCCGGGCCGTCTTCTACGCCTCGGTGGCCTGGGGGACGGCCGCGTACGCGGCGGGCTCCGGCGGCGGGTCCGACAGCGACTCCGCCTCCCGGGACTGGACCGCCACCGCGCTGGCCCGCCCCGGCGGCCGCTGGCTGGTGGGCGCCGCGGGCCTGGTGCTGGCCGCCGTCGGCGCGGTCATCGCCGTCCGCGCCCTCCAGCGGCGCTTCCTGCGCAAGCTCGACACCGCGTCGATGCACCCGCGCACCCGCACCGCCGTGACCGGCACCGGCCTGTCCGGCAACGTGGCCCGCGGCGCCGTCTACGCCGCCGCCGGGGTGTTCGTGGTGGTGGCGGCCGTCCGCTTCGACCCGGGCCGGGCCAAGGGCATGGACGACACCCTGCGCGCCTTCGCCGCCGGCGCCCCGGGCCCGTGGCTGCTGGTCGCAGTGGCCGCCGGCCTGGTCCTGTACGGCGTCTTCTCCTTCGCCTCCGCCCGCTGGCGCCGCTTCTAG
- a CDS encoding hydrophobic protein gives MVPLLLVLLLTLLLFGAGFALKALWWVGLFVLVVWLLGFVSRGTTAAGGRGRWYRW, from the coding sequence GTGGTTCCCCTTCTGCTGGTCCTGCTGCTCACCCTGCTGCTGTTCGGCGCCGGATTCGCCCTGAAGGCCCTGTGGTGGGTGGGCCTGTTCGTGCTCGTGGTGTGGCTGCTCGGGTTCGTCTCCCGCGGCACCACGGCGGCCGGCGGCCGCGGCCGCTGGTACCGCTGGTAG
- a CDS encoding GvpL/GvpF family gas vesicle protein: MTYTWLYAVAPADTGAPPPDTPGGVAGEHPRTVGAGSLLAVVGSVPDPDFDAEALQRRLRDPQWLEPAVRAHHRVVSATAGRALPVRFGTVYRDDDRVRALLTAHADAFRTALARVADRTEWGVKAHLDKARLDEARANADPAAATGTGGPPDDDRPGTAYLLRRRAARDRDTRDLSDAAARARQVHLALTGLADHSTEHPPQPPEATGVRDPMLLNGAYLVHRSREAGFARAVRGLREQHAPVLRLELTGPWPPYSFVDLPTGDGAP, from the coding sequence GTGACCTACACCTGGCTGTACGCGGTCGCCCCCGCCGACACCGGAGCGCCCCCACCGGACACCCCCGGCGGCGTCGCCGGCGAACACCCCCGGACGGTCGGGGCCGGCAGCCTGCTCGCCGTCGTCGGATCGGTGCCCGACCCGGACTTCGACGCCGAAGCCCTGCAACGCCGCCTCCGCGACCCGCAGTGGCTCGAACCCGCGGTCCGCGCCCACCACCGGGTCGTCTCCGCCACCGCCGGCCGGGCCCTGCCGGTGCGCTTCGGCACGGTGTACCGCGACGACGACCGGGTCCGCGCCCTGCTGACGGCCCACGCCGACGCGTTCCGGACCGCCCTCGCCCGCGTCGCCGACCGCACCGAGTGGGGCGTGAAGGCCCACCTCGACAAGGCCCGCCTGGACGAGGCCCGCGCGAACGCGGACCCGGCCGCCGCCACCGGCACCGGCGGCCCGCCGGACGACGACCGGCCGGGCACCGCCTACCTGCTGCGCCGCCGGGCCGCCCGGGACCGGGACACCCGGGACCTGTCGGACGCCGCCGCCCGCGCCCGACAGGTCCACCTGGCCCTGACCGGCCTCGCCGACCACAGCACCGAGCACCCGCCGCAGCCCCCGGAGGCGACCGGCGTCCGCGACCCGATGCTGCTCAACGGCGCCTACCTGGTGCACCGTTCGCGGGAGGCCGGGTTCGCCCGCGCCGTCCGCGGCCTGCGGGAGCAGCACGCCCCCGTCCTGCGGCTGGAGCTCACCGGCCCCTGGCCCCCGTACTCCTTCGTCGACCTCCCGACCGGGGACGGCGCGCCGTGA
- a CDS encoding gas vesicle protein K: MSGRPRRVELDPEAVGQDLAALVLAVVELLRQLMERQTLRRIDQGDLDDEQVEKLGLTLMALEDRMAELREHFGLTPEDLNIDLGPLGPLLSTE, encoded by the coding sequence GTGAGCGGACGGCCGCGCCGGGTGGAACTCGACCCCGAGGCGGTCGGGCAGGACCTCGCCGCGCTGGTCCTCGCGGTGGTCGAACTGCTCCGGCAGCTGATGGAGCGTCAGACGCTGCGCCGGATCGACCAGGGCGACCTCGACGACGAACAGGTCGAGAAGCTCGGCCTGACCCTGATGGCCCTGGAGGACCGGATGGCGGAACTCCGGGAGCACTTCGGCCTCACCCCCGAGGACCTGAACATCGACCTCGGCCCGCTCGGCCCGCTGCTCTCCACCGAGTGA
- a CDS encoding Ku protein gives MAKPVWKGTLTFGLVSLPVALYPATESHTVRFHQLQRGTTDRVRQRRVNERTGEEVPFDDIVKGYELAEGQYVVVEPAELEEISPGRSRTIEISGFADLAEIDPVFFDKTYYLGPADPTAAKVYQLLVEALVHSHRAGIAVFSMRGREYLTAVDSADGLLELHTMHWADELRDPQQEVPDLPARRKDFNRTELTTAEQLIGMLAVDWHPDDYHDSYEERVRALVEAKADGREITLSAGAEPEATEATELMDVLRRSLDEARAKGGGTGRRGGGGGGGRGRAASERAAAPKRAAKPGRAAKPGRAGAQEAAEAVEDLASLSKTELYRRAAALGVPHRSTMTRDQLQYALKAAARPRRNLGRAS, from the coding sequence ATGGCCAAGCCGGTGTGGAAGGGAACGCTGACGTTCGGGCTGGTGAGCCTGCCGGTGGCGCTGTACCCGGCGACCGAGTCCCACACGGTGCGCTTCCACCAGTTGCAGCGCGGCACCACCGACCGGGTGCGGCAGCGGCGGGTGAACGAGCGCACCGGCGAGGAGGTGCCGTTCGACGACATCGTCAAGGGCTACGAACTCGCCGAGGGGCAGTACGTGGTGGTGGAGCCCGCCGAGCTGGAGGAGATCTCCCCCGGGCGGTCCCGGACCATCGAGATCAGCGGTTTCGCCGACCTCGCGGAGATCGATCCGGTCTTCTTCGACAAGACCTACTACCTCGGCCCCGCCGACCCGACGGCCGCGAAGGTCTACCAGCTCCTGGTCGAGGCGCTGGTCCACTCCCACCGGGCCGGGATCGCCGTGTTCTCGATGCGCGGCAGGGAGTACCTGACCGCGGTCGACTCGGCCGACGGGCTCCTCGAGCTGCACACCATGCACTGGGCCGACGAACTGCGCGACCCGCAGCAGGAGGTCCCCGATCTACCCGCCCGGCGGAAGGACTTCAACCGGACCGAACTCACCACCGCCGAGCAGCTGATCGGCATGCTCGCCGTGGACTGGCACCCGGACGACTACCACGACAGCTACGAGGAACGGGTCAGGGCGCTCGTCGAGGCGAAGGCCGACGGCCGGGAGATCACCCTGTCCGCCGGGGCCGAACCCGAGGCCACCGAAGCGACCGAGCTGATGGACGTCCTGCGCCGCAGCCTCGACGAGGCCCGCGCGAAGGGCGGCGGCACCGGGCGCAGGGGCGGCGGGGGCGGCGGCGGCCGGGGCCGGGCGGCGTCCGAACGGGCCGCGGCGCCGAAGCGGGCCGCGAAGCCGGGGAGGGCCGCGAAGCCGGGGAGGGCCGGGGCGCAGGAGGCCGCGGAGGCGGTGGAGGACCTCGCCTCGCTCAGCAAGACCGAGCTCTACCGGCGGGCCGCCGCGCTCGGGGTCCCGCACCGGTCCACCATGACGCGCGACCAGCTGCAGTACGCGCTGAAGGCCGCCGCCCGCCCCCGCCGGAACCTCGGGCGGGCCTCCTGA
- the gvpO gene encoding gas vesicle protein GvpO translates to MPEPAARKPRDRTTRSPSSTAAPRRRTARDPEAEAEARPRRRPAADDDREREAPPGEDEAPGDTGRTRSRDSGSDRSDRAEDDGIGAAEAAGRAAAQVRAMTGRSPEGVTSVERTEDGWRIGVEVVESHRIPDSTDILALYQVDLDHDGDLRSYRRESRYHRGRFPDQEDPP, encoded by the coding sequence GTGCCCGAGCCCGCCGCACGCAAACCCCGCGACCGCACGACCCGCAGCCCGTCGTCCACCGCTGCGCCGCGCCGCCGCACCGCACGCGACCCCGAAGCCGAAGCCGAAGCCCGGCCCCGCCGCCGCCCCGCCGCCGACGACGACCGGGAACGCGAAGCTCCCCCCGGCGAGGACGAGGCGCCCGGAGACACCGGCCGGACGCGCTCCCGCGATTCCGGGTCCGACCGGTCCGACCGGGCGGAGGACGACGGGATCGGCGCCGCCGAGGCCGCCGGCCGGGCCGCCGCCCAGGTCCGGGCGATGACCGGGCGCAGCCCCGAAGGCGTCACCTCGGTGGAACGGACCGAGGACGGCTGGCGGATCGGCGTCGAGGTGGTGGAGAGCCACCGGATCCCCGACTCCACCGACATCCTGGCCCTCTACCAGGTGGACCTCGACCACGACGGGGACCTGCGCTCCTACCGCCGGGAGAGCCGCTACCACCGCGGACGCTTCCCCGACCAGGAGGACCCGCCGTGA